The following are encoded together in the Buteo buteo chromosome 2, bButBut1.hap1.1, whole genome shotgun sequence genome:
- the SDC4 gene encoding syndecan-4 isoform X2 — protein MTCCERVVLFSVNVRETETMDARWLDYPASGDLPDDEDIGEFRPHLTSDALDMDETSGSGDYSDSEDAIYLTTVDTPVVSDNYIPGDTERKIEGEKKNTMVDNEIIPDKAVPVKENLSNKISMASTANSSIFERTEVLTALIAGGAVGLLFAVFLILLLVYRMKKKDEGSYDLGKKPIYKKAPTNEFYA, from the exons GTGAGAGAAACAGAGACCATGGATGCCCGATGGCTTGACTACCCTGCCTCTGGAGACTTGCCAGATGATGAAGACATTGGCGAATTCAGGCCTCACTTAACTTCTGATGCGTTAGATATGGATGAGACATCTGGGTCTGGAG aCTACTCAGACTCTGAAGATGCCATATATCTGACCACCGTGGATACTCCTGTG GTATCTGACAACTATATCCCTGGAGATACTGAGAGAAAGATAGaaggtgagaagaaaaatacaatggTGGACAATGAAATCATTCCAGACAAAGCTGTACCTGTCAAAGAGAACCTGTCCAACAAGATCTCCATGGCAAGCACAgccaacagcagcatttttgaaAGAACAGAAGTCCTTACAG ctcTCATTGCAGGAGGGGCGGTGGGCCTCCTGTTTGCTGTCTTCCTGATCCTCCTCTTAGTCTATCGCatgaagaaaaaggatgaaGGCAGTTACGACCTTGGGAAGAAACCGATCTACAAGAAAGCCCCTACAAATGAGTTCTATGCTTAA